In Zerene cesonia ecotype Mississippi chromosome 18, Zerene_cesonia_1.1, whole genome shotgun sequence, the following are encoded in one genomic region:
- the LOC119834099 gene encoding tetratricopeptide repeat protein 7B translates to MTSRSKNAVRSYETDIEKSREESNWKKAVELAQQLKARSPQHESLAHFLIGEGKLEAYLDEWPPIKENIERAQRELSDPKGYLTLATDEAGKKAGVALDAHLLLGKLHFACGSYDDALKHYKLAELNTLTEKELPVRSLRIVAESYAIKGLCLEQTALPAATSRYKQAEKESEMIRSFELASDLTLLYLQRATNARAGATLETALQRAPLLHIRAGRLSCAIDRYREMLTAVESVSTQALRLTLARQLAEVLMRGVTGQVYKAPQKISLPAQSQGTLSRRREDHVAEGPWKPKKYAAINQFVPRNEYEEVVLVLVVGEAMAVRDAVLSQSAEFELARAHSLRNAAALADLLALAALRWGQLPLVLESLERAMKFSFGCAHIWRQRALATAAAPQHAHIPNTVTEHESVMCAGSSAWSALVRAAGVARRAAPLVPRDASLRRVAAATCYRAAWIEEGIQFAEDALRIEREKEQPSPMLARCYLQCAIGHQMKAQKANCRIEKDSENDISLKYLVKSVQLDDNDHLAFYHLALQYMYMGMLNEAMDATRACLSCRAECGGGLRLAASLWSCAAAGPRGARALSAARLARHHYPAAEWPLWTLAALQALWDGGEAALATGKELLKLLNSAEEEGEHHYADLDALSDSLHDDMHSNRDAASVRAESAGAYRVERALSEGASSQSAPRRAPLAAPRAHAWLLLADLCLRLGRSSAAAGCVSEAAALTPFSHLVLYTRGRVHSASGEWEEARQCYQNALAIHPTHIDSMVQLGGAYYELGWLRLAERTLRDAGALEPARADTWRRLALVLAALGEPAAAADAAAAALALHPLHPLHPLCPAL, encoded by the exons ATGACATCGAGAAGTAAAAATGCTGTTCGCAGCTACGAGACTGATATCGAAAAAAGCAGAGAAGAGTCCAATTGGAAGAAGGCTGTGGAATTGGCTCAGCAGCTCAAGGCCAGGTCTCCACAACACG AAAGCCTAGCTCACTTCCTCATTGGGGAAGGCAAACTCGAAGCTTATTTAGACGAATGGCCACCAATCAAGGAAAACATAGAGAGAGCTCAGAGAGAACTCTCCGATCCCAAAGGCTACTTGACATTAGCGACAGATGAAGCTGGAAAGAAGGCAGGGGTGGCGTTGGATGCTCACCTTCTGCTTGGAAAGTTGCACTTTGCATGTGGGTCTTACGACGATGCTTTGAAACATTATAAGCTAGCCGAGTTGAATACTTTGACGGAGAAAGAGTTGCCTGT acgAAGTCTTCGAATAGTGGCAGAGTCATATGCAATTAAGGGATTATGTTTAGAACAGACTGCATTGCCAGCTGCCACAAGCCGGTACAAGCAAGCTGAGAAAGAATCTGAGATG ATACGCAGCTTCGAGCTAGCGTCGGACCTCACGCTGCTGTACCTGCAGCGCGCGACGAACGCGCGCGCGGGCGCCACGCTCGAGACGGCGCTGCAGCGCGCGCCGCTGCTGCACATACGGGCGGGCCGCCTCAGTTGTGCGATCGACAG GTATCGAGAGATGCTTACAGCAGTGGAGTCGGTCTCCACGCAGGCGCTACGATTAACCCTCGCCAGACAACTAGCTGAAGTCCTCATGAGAGGAGTCACGGGACAG GTGTACAAAGCGCCACAGAAGATATCGCTCCCCGCGCAGTCGCAAGGCACTCTGTCCCGCCGGAGAGAGGACCACGTGGCCGAAGGGCCGTGGAAGCCCAAGAAGTATGCCGCTATTAATCag TTCGTGCCGCGCAACGAGTACGAGGAGGTGGTGCTGGTGCTGGTGGTGGGCGAGGCCATGGCGGTGCGCGACGCCGTGCTGTCGCAGAGCGCCGAGTTCGAGCTGGCGCGCGCGCACTCGCTGCGCAACGCGGCCGCGCTCGCCGACCTGCTCGCGCTCGCCGCGCTGCGCTGGGGGCAGCTGCCGCTCGTGCTCGAG TCGCTGGAGCGCGCGATGAAGTTTTCGTTCGGGTGCGCGCACATCTGGCGGCAGCGCGCGCTCGCCAcggccgccgcgccgc AACACGCCCAT ATCCCAAACACTGTAACCGAACACGAATCCGTTATGTGCGCAGGCAGCAGCGCGTGGAGCGCGCTGGTGCGCGCGGCGGGCGTGGCGCGCCGCGCGGCGCCGCTCGTGCCGCGCGACGCGTCGCTGCGCCGCGTCGCCGCCGCCACCTGCTACCGCGCCGCCTGG ATAGAGGAGGGCATTCAGTTCGCTGAGGACGCGCTGCGGATAGAGAGGGAGAAGGAGCAACCCTCGCCGATGTTGGCGCGCTGCTACCTGCAGTGCGCTATTGGGCACCAGATGAAGGCACAG AAAGCAAACTGCCGCATCGAGAAGGACAGCGAGAACGACATTAGCCTGAAGTACTTGGTGAAGAGTGTCCAGCTGGACGACAACGACCACCTCGCGTTCTATCACCTCGCCTTGCAGTACATGTATATGGGTATGCTGAATGAGGCCATG GACGCGACGCGCGCGTGCCTGTCGTGCCGCGCGGAGTGCGGCGGCGGCCTGCGCCTCGCCGCCTCGCTGTGGTCCTGCGCCGCGGCCGGGccgcgcggcgcgcgcgcgctgTCCGCCGCCCGCCTCGCGCGCCACCACTACCCCGCCGCCGAGTGGCCGCTGTGGACGCTCGCCGCGCTGCAGGCGCTCTGGGACGGCGGCGAG GCGGCGCTGGCGACGGGCAAGGAGCTGCTGAAGCTGCTGAACAGCGCGGAGGAGGAGGGCGAGCACCACTACGCCGACCTCGACGCGCTCTCCGACTCGCTGCACGACGACATGCATAGCAACCGGGATGCGG CGTCGGTGCGCGCGGAGTCGGCGGGCGCGTACCGCGTGGAGCGCGCGCTGTCGGAGGGCGCGTCGTCGCAGtcggcgccgcgccgcgcgccgctgGCCGCCCCGCGCGCGCACGCCTGGCTGCTGCTCGCCGACCTGTGCCTCAG GTTGGGCAGATCGAGCGCGGCAGCGGGGTGCGTGTCGGAGGCCGCGGCGCTCACTCCTTTCAGTCACCTTGTTTTGTATACG cgTGGGCGAGTTCACAGTGCGAGCGGCGAGTGGGAGGAGGCGCGGCAGTGCTATCAAAATGCGTTAGCGATACATCCCACACACATCGACAGTATGGTACAGTTAG GCGGCGCGTACTACGAGCTGGGCTGGCTGCGGCTGGCGGAGCGCACGCTGCGCGACGCGGGCGCGCTGGAGCCGGCGCGCGCCGACACGTGGCGCCGCCTGGCGCTGGTGCTGGCGGCGCTGGGCGagcccgccgccgccgccgacgccgccgccgccgcgctggCGCTGCACCCGCTGCACCCGCTGCACCCGCTCTGCCCCGCGCTCTGA